The following nucleotide sequence is from Pseudonocardia sp. C8.
ACCGTCCCCGGCCTCGGCGCGGGCGCGCCCGGCCGCCGGTCCCGGGCCCGCACCGACACCGGCCGCGTCGTCCGGCCCACCGGGTCGGCCACCACCCGGGCCGCGGACCTGCACCTGCCCGCGACCGTCGCCGCGGCCGCCCCGCACCAGGCCGCGCGCGGCCGCCGCGGGCCGGGCCTGCTCGTCCGGCGGGGGGACCTGCGCCGTGCCGAGCGGGAGGGCCGAGAGGGCAACCTGGTGCTGTTCGTCGTCGACGCATCCGGGTCGATGGCCGCGCGGAAGCGGATGACCGCCGTCTCCGGGGCGGTCCTCGGTCTGCTCCGGGACGCCTACCAGCGACGGGACAAGGTCGGGCTGGTGACGTTCCGGGCCCGGGACGCCGAGCTGGCGCTGCCGCCGACGTCGTCGGTGCCGGCCGCGCAGCAGCGCCTCGCGACGCTGCGCACCGGCGGGCGGACCCCGCTCGCCGCGGGGCTGCTCAAGGCCCGTGCCGTGCTCGCCGCCGAGCGGCGCCGGGACCCGCGGCGCCGCCCGCTGCTCGTCCTGCTGACCGACGGCCGCGCCACCGTGCCGGTCCTTCCCGGGAGCGACCCGGTGGCGGACGCGCGCCGGGCCGCCGGGCTGCTGGCGGCCGACGGTGTGCACACCGTCGTCGTCGACTGCGAGGGCGGGCACGTCCGGCTCGGGCTGGCCGCGCCACTCGCCGCCGCGGCCGGTGGCGAGCGGGTCACCCTCGACGACCTGACCGCCGACAGCGTGGGGGACCTGGTGCGGTCCGCCCGCGCTGCATGACCGAGAGGAGAGCGCCGTGCCGCAGGGACAGGTGAGCGTCACCCCCGACGACGGGCTGACCACCCGCCAGCGCCGCAACCGGCCGTTGCTGGTGGTGCACACCGGCGTGATGAAGGGGAAGTCGACGGCCGCGTTCGGGATGGCGCTGCGCGGCTGGAACCAGGGCTGGTCGATCGGCGTGTTCCAGTTCGTGAAGTCGGCCAAGTGGAAGGTCGGCGAGGAGGAGGCGTTCCGCGCGCTCGGGACGGTGCACGATCGGACGGGGCAGGGCGGGCCCGTCGAGTGGCACAAGATGGGCTCCGGCTGGTCCTGGTCGCGCCGCAAGGGCACCGAGACCGACCACGCCGCCGACGCCCGCGAGGGCTGGGCCGAGATCCGCCGCCGGCTGGCCGGCGAGCGGCACCGGGTGTACGTGCTCGACGAGTTCACCTACCCGCTGAAGTGGGGCTGGATCGACGTCGACGAGGTCGTCGAGGTGCTCACGACCCGGCCCGGGAACCAGCACGTGATCATCACCGGCCGGGACGCCCCGCAGCAGCTGGTCGACGCCGCCGACCTGGTGATGGAGACGACGAAGATCAAGCACCCGATGGACGCCGGTCAGAAGGGGCAGCGGGGGATCGAGTGGTGACCCCTCGCGCCCTGGTGGTGGCGGCGCCGTCGTCGGGGAGCGGGAAGACCACGATCTCCACCGGGCTGATGGCCGCGCTGCACCGGCGCGGCACCCGGATCGCGCCGTTCAAGGTGGGGCCCGACTACATCGACCCCGGCTACCACACCCTCGCGGCGGGCCGGCCCGGGCGGAACCTCGACGTCGTGCTGCAGGGCCGGGACCGGCTCGGGCCGCTCGCCCGGCACGGGGCCGCGGGCGCGGAGCTCGCCGTCGTCGAGGGCGTGATGGGGCTGTTCGACGGCCGCATCGCCGACGGCGCCGGATCCACGGCCGAGGTCGCCGCCGCGCTGGGTGCGCCGGTGGTGCTGGTCGTCGACGTCCGCGGGCAGTCCCGGTCGCTGGCCGCGTTGCTGCACGGGTTCTCCTCGTTCGACCCGTCGGTGCAGGTCGCGGGCGTGATCCTGAACCGGGTCGGCTCGGAGCGGCACGCCGAGGTGCTGCGGGCGGCCGCCGAGGAGGCCGGGCTTCCGGTGCTCGGCGCGGTACCGCGGCGGGCCGAGCTGGCCGTGCCGTCCCGGCATCTCGGGCTGGTCACCGCGGCCGAGCACGGGGCCGCCGCCACCGCGGCCGTGGACGCGATGGCCGGGCTGGTCGCGGCCCACGTCGACCTGGACGCGGTCGTCGCGCTGGCCCGCCCGCTCCCGTCGGGCCCCGTCTGGGACCCGGCCGCCGAGATCGCCGCCGCGCGTGCGGTGGCCGGGGGAGGCGGGGGCGCGGTGCCGCACGCAGGACGGCGCCGCCCCGTCGTCGCCCTGGCCGGCGGGCCCGCGTTCGGGTTCGGCTACGCCGAGCACGCCGAGCTGCTCGCCGCGGCCGGGGCCGAGGTCGTCACCGTCGACCCGTTGCGGGACCCGGCGTTGCCGGACCGCACCGCCGGGCTCGTCCTGCCCGGCGGCTTCCCCGAGGAGCACGTCGGCGCGCTCGGGGAGAACGCGCCGCTGCGGGCCGAGGTGGCGCGGCTGGCCGCGTCCGGTGCGCCGGTGCACGCCGAGTGCGGCGGCCTGCTCTACCTGTGCCGCGAACTGGACGGCACGCCGATGTGCGGGGTCCTCGACACCACCGCCGCGATGACGCCGCGGCTCACCCTGGGCTACCGGGACGCCGTCGCCGTGTCCGGGTCGGCGCCGTTCGCCGCCGGAACCCGGGTGGGTGCGCACGAGTTCCACCGGTGCGCCGTCACGCCGCGGGCCGGCGCCACCCCCGCCTGGGCGTGGCGCGGCGGCGAACCCGAGGGCTTCGTCGCGGGCGGCGTGCACGCCTCGTTCCTCCACACCCACCCGGCCGGCGTGCCGGAGGCGGTGGCCCGTTTCGTCGACGCCGCCGCATGATCACCGTTTCGGGAGCGTGGCGTTCGCCTGCCGGGCGCAGCACTCCACAACGCGCGATCATCGCGGTCGGGATCGGGCTGCGGCCCGGCACGGGGGCGACCGCCGTGCGGGCGCTGCTGGAGCAAGTGGCGGCGACGCACGGGCTGGGCCTGGGCTCCGCCGTCGTCGCGACGCTGGACCGGCGGGTGGACGAGCCGGGGCTGCGGGCCGCCGTCGCCCCGCGGGTGCCGCGCGGCTACCCGGCCGCCGCGCTCGCCGCCGTGCCGGTCCCCAACCCGAGCCCGCGTGTGGCGGCCGCCACCGGGACGCCGGGGGTCGCCGAGGCGGCGGCGCTGCTCGCGGCCGGGCCGTGCGCCGAGCTCCTGGTGCCCCGGACCACCGGCGACGGCGTCACGGTCGCCGTCGCCGCCCGCCGGCGCCGGTGAGCCCGGTGTGGGCTTGGCCT
It contains:
- the cobO gene encoding cob(I)yrinic acid a,c-diamide adenosyltransferase, with translation MPQGQVSVTPDDGLTTRQRRNRPLLVVHTGVMKGKSTAAFGMALRGWNQGWSIGVFQFVKSAKWKVGEEEAFRALGTVHDRTGQGGPVEWHKMGSGWSWSRRKGTETDHAADAREGWAEIRRRLAGERHRVYVLDEFTYPLKWGWIDVDEVVEVLTTRPGNQHVIITGRDAPQQLVDAADLVMETTKIKHPMDAGQKGQRGIEW
- a CDS encoding cobalamin biosynthesis protein, yielding MITVSGAWRSPAGRSTPQRAIIAVGIGLRPGTGATAVRALLEQVAATHGLGLGSAVVATLDRRVDEPGLRAAVAPRVPRGYPAAALAAVPVPNPSPRVAAATGTPGVAEAAALLAAGPCAELLVPRTTGDGVTVAVAARRRR
- a CDS encoding cobyrinate a,c-diamide synthase, which gives rise to MVTPRALVVAAPSSGSGKTTISTGLMAALHRRGTRIAPFKVGPDYIDPGYHTLAAGRPGRNLDVVLQGRDRLGPLARHGAAGAELAVVEGVMGLFDGRIADGAGSTAEVAAALGAPVVLVVDVRGQSRSLAALLHGFSSFDPSVQVAGVILNRVGSERHAEVLRAAAEEAGLPVLGAVPRRAELAVPSRHLGLVTAAEHGAAATAAVDAMAGLVAAHVDLDAVVALARPLPSGPVWDPAAEIAAARAVAGGGGGAVPHAGRRRPVVALAGGPAFGFGYAEHAELLAAAGAEVVTVDPLRDPALPDRTAGLVLPGGFPEEHVGALGENAPLRAEVARLAASGAPVHAECGGLLYLCRELDGTPMCGVLDTTAAMTPRLTLGYRDAVAVSGSAPFAAGTRVGAHEFHRCAVTPRAGATPAWAWRGGEPEGFVAGGVHASFLHTHPAGVPEAVARFVDAAA